In Duganella zoogloeoides, a single genomic region encodes these proteins:
- a CDS encoding VWA domain-containing protein: protein MADHRGHIMTDTMNDQHNDSGSDPELLRRWRLILGRYAGQPNSAAMNPHDQQIDHALDYLYGREYQGRGLLRTPGSGGSLDPSAIRAVDWLQRTRTLFPQDVFERIQQHAVEKYQLAELLQDPDVLRSLEPNQALARTLLGMRGRMSAQMRDAVQDVIRQVVEEITRRLRPQFVNALVGRRNRFRRSHMPSAQNFDWRATIAANLRHYDLASGRLLIARPIFNARVKRHLPWDVILCVDQSASMLDSVMYSAVVAGILSSLPTVNVKLVVFDTSVVDLTHLAADPVQLLLTVQLGGGTDIGRAMQYCETLVRTPQRTVIALISDFEEGALPGPLLASVQRMTEARVKVLGLAALDEAARPVYDHTMAQRLAGRGAEVAALTPAHFAEWLAEVMA from the coding sequence ATGGCTGACCACCGAGGCCACATCATGACCGACACCATGAACGACCAGCACAACGACAGCGGCAGCGACCCCGAACTGCTGCGCCGCTGGCGCCTGATCCTGGGCCGCTACGCCGGCCAGCCCAACAGCGCCGCCATGAATCCGCACGACCAGCAGATCGACCACGCGCTCGACTACCTGTACGGCCGCGAGTACCAGGGGCGCGGCCTGCTGCGCACCCCGGGCAGCGGCGGCTCGCTCGACCCCAGCGCGATCAGGGCGGTGGACTGGTTGCAGCGCACCCGCACGCTGTTCCCGCAGGACGTGTTCGAGCGCATCCAGCAGCACGCGGTGGAAAAATACCAGTTGGCCGAACTGCTGCAGGACCCGGACGTGCTGCGGTCGCTGGAGCCGAACCAGGCGCTGGCGCGTACCCTGCTCGGAATGCGCGGACGCATGAGCGCGCAGATGCGCGACGCCGTGCAGGACGTGATCCGCCAGGTGGTCGAGGAGATCACGCGGCGCCTGCGGCCGCAGTTCGTCAACGCACTGGTAGGCCGGCGCAACCGGTTTCGCCGTTCGCACATGCCCAGCGCGCAGAACTTCGACTGGCGCGCCACCATCGCCGCCAACCTGCGCCACTACGACCTGGCCAGCGGCCGGCTGCTGATCGCGCGGCCGATCTTCAATGCGCGGGTAAAGCGCCACCTGCCGTGGGACGTGATCCTGTGCGTGGACCAGAGCGCATCGATGCTCGATTCGGTGATGTACAGCGCGGTGGTGGCCGGCATCCTTTCCAGCCTGCCCACTGTCAATGTAAAACTGGTGGTGTTCGATACCAGCGTGGTGGACCTCACTCACCTGGCGGCGGACCCGGTGCAGTTGCTGCTCACGGTGCAACTGGGCGGCGGCACCGACATCGGGCGCGCCATGCAGTATTGCGAAACGCTGGTGCGCACGCCGCAGCGTACAGTGATCGCGCTGATCAGCGATTTCGAGGAAGGCGCGCTACCGGGGCCGCTGCTGGCGAGCGTGCAGCGCATGACCGAAGCACGCGTAAAAGTGCTGGGGCTGGCGGCGCTCGATGAAGCGGCGCGACCGGTGTACGACCACACCATGGCGCAGCGCCTGGCCGGGCGTGGCGCCGAGGTGGCGGCACTCACCCCCGCCCATTTCGCCGAATGGCTGGCCGAGGTGATGGCGTGA
- a CDS encoding methyl-accepting chemotaxis protein, which translates to MKNLSFKQKLWLPLILSLLCIFVIFVHGAIQTRDLRMEERQKDLTNVNQVGLSIVKHFDAQVTAGQITKEEAQRRAIDVVRSLRFGEDGYTAIASKDMISLMNPFAPQNNGKDMSGFKDINNYYLYREIAAAGASTAGSGYVRYVWPRPGGKEPLPKTGRVDRYGPWGWDLITGVYMDDIDRAFKAELLQSGSVLLGVTLLLGFIVTRINQSLRQTIGGEPALVREAAGRIASGDFSVPIHVDARDDSSIFFGMKSMQTQLASTIGDIRRSADTIALASSEIASGNMDLSARTESQASSLEQTAASMEELTATVNQNAVNAQQANEMVISAASVAGKGGEVVARVVQTMDAINSSATRIVDIISVIDGIAFQTNILALNAAVEAARAGEQGRGFAVVASEVRNLAQRSAAAAKEIKTLIGDSVDSIKVGSDLVAEAGATMDQIVASVSRVTTIMTAITAASHEQSIGIGHVNQAITEMDAVTQQNAALVEEAASASASMQDQASMLAQLVLRFHLDKAERKVALLQ; encoded by the coding sequence ATGAAGAATTTATCGTTCAAGCAAAAACTATGGCTGCCCCTGATACTGAGTCTGCTCTGCATCTTTGTCATTTTTGTCCACGGCGCGATCCAGACGCGCGATCTGCGCATGGAGGAGCGCCAGAAGGATCTCACCAACGTCAACCAGGTGGGCCTGAGCATCGTCAAGCATTTTGATGCGCAGGTCACCGCAGGCCAGATCACGAAAGAAGAAGCCCAGCGCCGCGCCATCGACGTTGTGCGTTCGCTGCGTTTCGGCGAAGACGGCTACACCGCCATCGCCAGCAAGGACATGATCTCGCTGATGAATCCGTTCGCGCCGCAAAACAACGGCAAAGACATGAGCGGCTTCAAGGACATCAACAACTATTACCTGTACCGCGAAATCGCCGCCGCTGGCGCCAGCACCGCCGGTTCCGGCTATGTGCGCTACGTGTGGCCGCGCCCGGGCGGCAAGGAGCCGCTGCCGAAGACCGGCCGCGTGGACCGCTACGGCCCGTGGGGCTGGGACCTGATCACCGGCGTGTACATGGACGACATCGACCGCGCCTTCAAGGCCGAACTGCTGCAATCGGGCAGCGTGTTATTGGGCGTGACGCTGCTGCTGGGCTTTATCGTCACCCGCATCAACCAGAGCCTGCGCCAAACCATCGGCGGCGAACCGGCGCTGGTGCGCGAAGCGGCCGGCCGCATCGCCAGCGGCGACTTCAGCGTGCCGATCCATGTCGACGCACGCGACGACAGCAGCATCTTCTTCGGCATGAAGAGCATGCAAACCCAGCTCGCCAGCACCATCGGCGACATCCGCCGCAGCGCCGACACCATCGCCCTCGCCTCGTCCGAAATCGCCAGCGGCAATATGGACCTGTCGGCCCGCACCGAGTCGCAAGCCAGCTCGCTCGAACAGACTGCCGCCTCGATGGAAGAGCTGACCGCGACGGTCAACCAGAACGCCGTCAACGCCCAGCAAGCCAACGAGATGGTGATCTCGGCGGCCAGCGTGGCCGGCAAGGGCGGCGAAGTGGTCGCCAGGGTCGTGCAGACCATGGACGCCATCAACAGCTCGGCCACGCGCATCGTCGATATCATCAGCGTGATCGATGGCATCGCGTTCCAGACCAATATCCTGGCCTTGAACGCGGCCGTGGAAGCGGCCCGCGCCGGCGAACAGGGACGCGGCTTCGCGGTGGTCGCCAGCGAAGTGCGCAACCTGGCGCAGCGCAGCGCGGCCGCCGCCAAGGAAATCAAGACCCTGATCGGCGACTCGGTCGACAGCATCAAGGTGGGCAGCGACCTGGTGGCCGAAGCTGGCGCCACCATGGACCAGATCGTGGCCAGCGTCTCGCGCGTGACCACCATCATGACCGCGATCACCGCCGCCTCGCACGAACAGAGCATCGGCATCGGCCATGTCAACCAGGCCATCACCGAGATGGACGCGGTGACCCAGCAGAATGCCGCGCTGGTGGAAGAAGCGGCATCCGCCTCGGCCAGCATGCAGGACCAGGCCAGCATGCTGGCGCAGCTGGTGCTGCGCTTCCACCTGGACAAGGCCGAGCGCAAGGTAGCCCTGCTGCAGTAA
- a CDS encoding alpha/beta hydrolase family protein, translating to MKYTVDKHFFKYCAQAACASVLLACTVLWGAASTATAAVKEEQFDFKTFSFARITLQDSDSAPVRYYLSKPAHKAPLVLYIQGSGCVAPFSGLGTPNRYSNIYSWIPLAADKRYAVMAVEKPFQSEEPQQGDPGSAVGCAGDFNRHFSYDTWLATLKQAVRHALARPDVDARRVLVIGMSEGAPMAAGLARELAEVTDVVLIAANGPTQLYDFAANIYRSNASDEDKLKQLQELDRTYGAIAADPTSTSKFAWGHPYLRWSSFFAQSTAENLAHSKARVYLASGMQDDSVPILSTEVLYAQLRTQGRDVTFRRIPLAGHQLVPAGRPVPEAQPEYDAFMAWFERR from the coding sequence ATGAAATACACAGTCGATAAGCATTTCTTCAAATATTGCGCACAGGCCGCCTGCGCCAGCGTGCTGCTGGCCTGCACGGTACTGTGGGGCGCCGCAAGCACTGCTACCGCTGCCGTCAAGGAAGAACAGTTCGACTTCAAGACCTTCTCGTTCGCGCGGATCACCTTGCAGGACAGTGACAGCGCTCCGGTGCGCTACTACCTCTCCAAACCGGCGCACAAGGCGCCGCTGGTCCTGTATATCCAGGGTTCGGGCTGCGTTGCGCCATTCTCCGGGCTGGGCACGCCCAACCGGTACTCGAACATCTATTCGTGGATACCGCTCGCTGCCGACAAGCGCTACGCCGTCATGGCCGTCGAGAAGCCATTCCAGTCGGAAGAGCCACAGCAGGGTGATCCCGGTTCGGCAGTCGGCTGCGCCGGCGATTTCAATCGCCACTTTTCCTACGACACGTGGCTGGCCACGCTCAAGCAGGCGGTGCGCCACGCATTGGCACGGCCCGACGTCGACGCGCGGCGTGTGCTGGTGATCGGGATGTCGGAAGGCGCGCCCATGGCCGCCGGACTGGCGCGTGAACTGGCCGAGGTGACGGACGTGGTGCTGATCGCTGCCAACGGACCGACCCAGCTTTACGACTTCGCCGCCAACATCTATCGCTCGAACGCCAGCGACGAGGACAAGCTCAAACAGCTGCAGGAGCTGGACCGGACCTACGGTGCGATCGCCGCCGATCCGACGAGCACCAGCAAGTTCGCCTGGGGCCACCCGTACCTGCGCTGGAGCAGTTTCTTTGCGCAGTCCACGGCGGAGAACCTGGCCCACTCGAAGGCGCGCGTGTACCTGGCCAGCGGCATGCAGGACGACAGCGTGCCGATCCTGTCCACCGAAGTGCTGTACGCGCAGCTGCGCACCCAGGGCCGGGATGTGACGTTCCGCCGCATTCCATTGGCCGGACATCAGCTGGTGCCCGCAGGCCGGCCGGTGCCGGAGGCGCAGCCCGAATACGACGCCTTCATGGCGTGGTTCGAACGGCGCTGA
- a CDS encoding sensor histidine kinase, which produces MVPLSLRALRLAARPVLLLLALAPAIGYTTPAPSPPRVFDRAQVEVPVAPYRQSTLQHVAWRKRDGAPSAAIAMAQDSRGMLWFANYEGLHRFDGVRFDRVDAVDGNKLLATDVSAVAAYGDALWVGYRFGGASVFEHGAVTHYREEQGLPARTTQELARTPDGVMWAATYVGVFRRDGQRWAAMGAAEGIAPGNFSHFTVAPNGALLAYGDTGLYIRQPGSQRFRRISGTSSTAGLPAIDSGDLRPDGTILLKTEHRALFIFDPVTEAVRPLALPHFTRQRLDVFQKMDGGLWIMTPQGLYQVDPSDLARSAYAIEGGFSGRNIHAQFTDREGNTWLTTEGGVDRLSHGRINRLEWGGVQTAFMSVLAGAQGELWVGSTPGIIGFNDTLYRVDQDGRRFTTPIHSPTASARAPDGSAWFAAEGALWQVRDGRYRRWSLPSGPASMAVQAMAMDGDGTLWLSIIGHGIHTFKAGVWGRPAAPELAARTAISLYADAQGRLWFGYPENAMAVLSADGALRQLGAGEGLAAGNILAINSRGDHLWVGGDHGFAHWNGKRFAMLRDAGSAELFGVSGIVENDAGDLWLHGVGGLAHIRARDVAAALANGAATVAVPMERFDYLDGYGGIATQLRPIPTLAESSDGHIWYASSSYVGWIDPRHITHNPLMPTPQVIGLRAEGRSYPLNGAARLPAGTENIELDFTAAVLTIPERARFRYRLVGLEDGWRDAGTRRQAFYTNMGPGDYRFEVLASNEDGVWSTRPATLDVAISPTFVQTLWFKLLCALVLALAGYGLFRWRVQLATARVAERMQARLDERTRIARTLHDSFLQSVQALIMRFDRIKRGLAINDPLQREIDNALDTADAVLLEGREQVWALRSGDDAQPGLHRALEEAAGACGQQYGVTVHVEQQGKPVPLPDSVQHEVHAIALEALHNACRHSGAATVHVVLRYAADGVQLHVLDAGCGIDDQVLANGAPHGHWGLAGMRERAHLVKAGLRISRRAGGGTEVRLEVPLTS; this is translated from the coding sequence ATGGTTCCACTGTCCCTACGCGCACTGCGGCTGGCCGCTCGCCCCGTGCTGCTCCTGCTGGCGCTTGCGCCGGCCATCGGCTACACGACGCCGGCGCCATCGCCGCCGCGGGTCTTCGACAGAGCGCAGGTCGAAGTGCCGGTTGCGCCGTACCGGCAGAGCACCTTGCAGCATGTCGCCTGGCGCAAGCGCGATGGCGCGCCGTCGGCGGCGATCGCCATGGCCCAGGACAGCCGTGGCATGCTGTGGTTTGCCAATTACGAGGGCCTGCACCGGTTTGACGGTGTACGCTTCGACCGCGTCGATGCGGTCGATGGCAACAAACTGCTGGCAACCGATGTATCGGCGGTGGCCGCATATGGCGATGCGCTGTGGGTGGGCTACCGGTTCGGTGGCGCGAGCGTGTTCGAGCACGGCGCGGTAACGCACTACCGCGAGGAGCAAGGCCTGCCGGCGCGTACCACGCAGGAACTGGCCCGCACCCCGGACGGGGTGATGTGGGCGGCGACTTACGTCGGGGTGTTCCGCCGCGATGGCCAGCGGTGGGCCGCCATGGGCGCCGCCGAGGGCATCGCACCGGGCAATTTCAGCCATTTTACGGTGGCGCCCAATGGCGCCTTGCTGGCGTACGGGGATACGGGCCTGTACATCAGGCAGCCGGGCAGCCAGCGCTTCCGGCGCATATCGGGCACATCGAGTACAGCGGGCCTGCCCGCCATCGATAGCGGCGACCTTCGTCCCGACGGCACCATCCTGCTCAAGACCGAGCACCGGGCGTTGTTCATTTTCGATCCCGTCACCGAGGCGGTACGGCCATTGGCGCTGCCGCACTTTACCCGGCAACGGCTGGACGTCTTCCAGAAAATGGACGGCGGGTTATGGATCATGACCCCGCAGGGGTTGTACCAGGTCGATCCCTCGGATCTTGCCCGCAGCGCCTATGCGATTGAAGGCGGCTTCAGTGGCCGCAATATCCACGCCCAGTTCACTGACCGCGAAGGCAATACCTGGCTGACCACGGAAGGTGGCGTGGATCGTCTCAGCCACGGCCGCATCAACCGGCTGGAGTGGGGCGGCGTCCAGACCGCGTTCATGAGCGTACTGGCCGGCGCGCAAGGCGAGTTATGGGTGGGCAGCACGCCAGGCATCATCGGTTTCAACGATACCCTGTACCGGGTTGACCAGGATGGCCGCCGCTTTACCACGCCGATCCACAGCCCGACAGCCAGCGCCCGCGCACCCGATGGCAGCGCGTGGTTCGCGGCAGAGGGCGCGCTGTGGCAGGTTCGCGATGGCCGATATCGGCGCTGGTCATTGCCGAGCGGGCCGGCCAGCATGGCGGTGCAGGCGATGGCGATGGATGGCGACGGCACGTTGTGGCTCTCGATCATCGGTCACGGCATCCATACGTTCAAGGCGGGCGTGTGGGGGCGGCCGGCGGCGCCTGAATTGGCGGCGCGCACGGCGATCTCGCTGTATGCCGACGCACAGGGGCGGCTCTGGTTCGGCTATCCTGAAAACGCCATGGCGGTGCTGTCGGCCGATGGCGCGCTGCGCCAGCTGGGCGCCGGCGAGGGGCTGGCCGCCGGTAATATCCTCGCCATCAACAGCCGTGGCGATCACCTGTGGGTTGGCGGCGACCATGGCTTCGCACACTGGAACGGCAAGCGCTTCGCCATGTTGCGCGATGCGGGCAGCGCCGAATTGTTCGGCGTGTCGGGCATCGTGGAAAACGATGCTGGCGACTTGTGGTTGCATGGCGTGGGCGGACTGGCGCATATCCGTGCGCGCGACGTGGCTGCCGCGCTGGCGAACGGCGCTGCGACGGTGGCGGTGCCCATGGAGCGCTTCGATTACCTCGATGGCTATGGCGGCATCGCCACGCAGCTGCGCCCCATCCCCACGCTGGCGGAAAGCAGCGACGGCCATATCTGGTACGCGTCCAGCTCCTATGTCGGCTGGATCGATCCCCGCCACATCACCCATAATCCGCTGATGCCCACGCCGCAGGTGATCGGGCTGCGCGCGGAAGGCCGTTCCTACCCGCTCAATGGCGCTGCGCGCCTGCCCGCCGGTACCGAAAACATCGAACTCGATTTCACCGCCGCCGTGCTGACCATCCCCGAGCGCGCGCGCTTCCGCTACCGCCTGGTGGGGCTGGAAGATGGCTGGCGCGACGCCGGCACCCGGCGCCAGGCTTTTTATACCAACATGGGGCCGGGCGATTACCGCTTCGAGGTGCTGGCTTCGAACGAGGACGGCGTGTGGAGCACGCGGCCGGCCACGCTCGATGTGGCCATCTCCCCGACGTTCGTGCAGACGCTGTGGTTCAAGCTGCTGTGCGCATTGGTGCTGGCGCTGGCCGGCTATGGCCTGTTTCGCTGGCGCGTGCAGCTGGCGACGGCGCGCGTGGCCGAGCGCATGCAGGCGCGCCTCGACGAGCGCACCCGCATCGCCCGCACCCTGCACGACAGCTTCCTGCAAAGCGTGCAGGCGCTGATCATGCGGTTCGATCGCATCAAGCGTGGCCTCGCCATCAACGATCCGCTGCAGCGCGAAATCGACAACGCGCTCGATACCGCCGACGCGGTGCTGCTGGAAGGGCGCGAACAGGTGTGGGCGCTGCGCTCGGGCGACGACGCGCAACCGGGCTTGCATCGGGCGCTGGAAGAAGCGGCTGGCGCCTGCGGCCAGCAGTACGGCGTGACCGTGCATGTCGAGCAGCAGGGCAAGCCCGTGCCGCTGCCCGACAGTGTGCAGCACGAGGTGCATGCGATTGCGCTCGAGGCGCTGCACAACGCCTGCCGCCATTCCGGCGCGGCCACAGTGCACGTCGTGCTGCGCTATGCGGCGGATGGCGTGCAATTGCACGTGCTCGATGCCGGTTGTGGCATCGACGACCAGGTGCTGGCCAACGGTGCGCCGCACGGCCACTGGGGACTGGCCGGCATGCGCGAGCGCGCGCACCTGGTCAAAGCCGGCTTGCGCATCAGCCGCCGCGCTGGTGGCGGCACCGAGGTGCGCCTTGAGGTACCGCTAACCTCCTAG
- a CDS encoding SWIM zinc finger family protein — protein sequence MTDWLHIYRNTDDDTLAALGSTGLVRRAAKDVEAGKVAWETAPRLLRADGQLVRIDAGGPARASCDCPAPGVCKHILAAVIWLRNAAPEPGASNMTNAADGADSGPLAVAPPAGTSADAGASAANDPTAASAGDSAIDALSRLLAEVTALEPAAVFKTAGLAATRKAAALHAAEYPVTLSATAGTLLITLPSLDITCRYIGGAGFAGMVSEAPAASRAAVHVLALAAVWRQQGRAIAWPAPSRSAAAAALDDDAGLSADEQLFIERLRALVLAAFEDGWSHVSEIVPAQLRALATSARVESFPRLAGMLRTLAGTASLLVERDAGADERQAIRLATRIYALTHALEPARGDLLRELRGRERRSFDGNQALELLPLGAHWWEQRGGARGLSIAFWNPAAQGVMQAVLARRDHADRHFNRELAWSTASLWQGAGAAATLAGGALTLEQARVSDDLRLGLSMETRASVQPPWRANDERWTSAGYDDWNILADALRASAGLRGETLDCVLLRPARCDTPRLDEARQTFDWTVRDSSGAALALQLPCDPVHHQRIGNLEDWVANGAPIRAVLARYERSLQGGRLEPLTLIIETAGVLRAVSLDYEGAPASAARSAPLLQRLARLFGARPAAATAADIPAESIETATHAGWIGAMQQLLENQAMSGRLHVPGADRQRLVALRACLRASGVELLADALARYLDQPDTERGIALLYLCLTCAELGG from the coding sequence GTGACGGACTGGCTCCATATTTACCGCAACACCGACGACGACACCCTGGCCGCCCTGGGCAGCACGGGCCTGGTGCGCCGTGCCGCCAAGGACGTGGAAGCGGGCAAGGTGGCATGGGAAACTGCGCCCCGCCTGCTGCGCGCGGACGGACAACTGGTGCGCATCGACGCCGGCGGCCCGGCCCGCGCCAGCTGCGACTGCCCCGCACCCGGCGTATGCAAGCACATACTGGCCGCCGTCATCTGGCTGCGTAACGCCGCGCCGGAGCCCGGTGCCTCCAATATGACCAATGCAGCAGATGGCGCCGACAGCGGACCGCTTGCCGTTGCGCCACCGGCAGGAACGTCAGCGGACGCCGGCGCCAGTGCCGCCAATGACCCGACAGCTGCCAGTGCGGGCGATAGCGCCATCGACGCCTTGAGCCGCCTGCTGGCCGAAGTAACGGCGCTGGAGCCTGCCGCCGTGTTCAAGACCGCCGGCCTGGCCGCCACCCGCAAGGCAGCTGCTCTGCACGCGGCGGAGTATCCAGTGACCTTGTCCGCCACCGCCGGCACCTTGCTGATCACGCTGCCGTCGCTCGACATCACCTGCCGCTACATCGGCGGCGCCGGCTTCGCCGGCATGGTGTCGGAAGCGCCGGCCGCGTCGCGCGCGGCGGTGCACGTCCTGGCGCTGGCTGCCGTCTGGCGCCAGCAGGGCCGCGCCATCGCCTGGCCGGCGCCGTCCAGGTCGGCCGCAGCTGCGGCGCTCGATGATGATGCCGGCCTGTCCGCCGACGAGCAACTCTTCATCGAACGCCTGCGCGCGCTGGTGCTGGCCGCGTTCGAGGACGGCTGGTCGCACGTGAGCGAGATCGTGCCGGCCCAGTTGCGCGCGCTGGCCACGTCGGCGCGGGTGGAGTCGTTCCCGCGCCTGGCCGGCATGCTGCGCACACTGGCCGGCACCGCCAGCTTGCTGGTGGAGCGCGATGCGGGCGCCGACGAGCGTCAGGCGATCCGCCTGGCTACCCGCATCTACGCCCTCACCCACGCGCTGGAACCTGCGCGGGGAGACCTTCTGCGCGAGCTGCGTGGCCGCGAGCGCCGCAGCTTTGACGGCAACCAGGCGCTGGAACTGCTGCCGCTGGGCGCCCACTGGTGGGAGCAGCGCGGCGGCGCGCGCGGCTTGAGTATCGCGTTCTGGAACCCCGCCGCGCAGGGCGTGATGCAGGCGGTGCTGGCGCGCCGCGACCACGCCGACCGCCACTTCAACCGCGAACTGGCCTGGAGCACGGCCAGCCTGTGGCAAGGCGCAGGCGCGGCGGCCACGCTGGCCGGTGGCGCGCTGACGCTGGAACAGGCGCGCGTATCCGACGACTTGCGCCTGGGCCTGAGCATGGAGACCCGCGCCAGCGTGCAGCCACCCTGGCGCGCCAATGACGAGCGCTGGACCAGCGCCGGCTACGACGACTGGAATATTCTGGCCGATGCCCTGCGCGCCAGCGCCGGCCTGCGCGGGGAGACGCTCGACTGCGTGCTGCTCAGGCCCGCGCGCTGCGATACGCCCCGCCTCGACGAAGCACGCCAGACCTTCGACTGGACCGTGCGCGACAGCAGCGGCGCGGCGCTGGCGCTGCAACTGCCGTGCGACCCAGTGCACCATCAGCGCATCGGCAACCTGGAGGACTGGGTCGCGAACGGCGCGCCGATCCGCGCGGTGCTGGCGCGTTATGAGCGCAGCCTGCAGGGCGGCCGGCTCGAACCGCTGACATTGATAATCGAAACGGCCGGCGTGCTGCGCGCAGTTTCGCTCGACTATGAAGGTGCGCCAGCCAGTGCGGCCAGAAGCGCACCGCTGCTGCAACGGCTGGCGCGCCTGTTCGGCGCCAGGCCGGCTGCCGCAACGGCAGCCGACATCCCCGCCGAATCCATCGAGACCGCCACCCACGCCGGCTGGATCGGCGCCATGCAACAACTGCTGGAAAACCAGGCCATGAGCGGCAGACTGCATGTGCCGGGGGCGGACCGCCAGCGCCTGGTCGCGCTGCGCGCCTGCCTGCGCGCAAGCGGCGTCGAGCTGCTGGCGGACGCGCTGGCGCGCTATCTCGACCAGCCGGACACCGAGCGCGGCATCGCCCTGCTCTACCTGTGTCTGACCTGCGCCGAGCTAGGAGGTTAG